The genomic window TTTCTGATCAATTTGACCGTATCATTAATTGTCCCAAGTCCTCTTTGAGAAAGGATGTCAAATTTTTCGAACCCAATATCTTCTGCCACATGCATATCAAACTGAACAATCGGAAATCCTTTAGGAGGCATCTCCAATGCCGTAAAATTGGTAATGGGTTCTTCGGAAATCAGTATCCCACAGGAATGCATGCTTCTCTGGTTTGGAAATTTTTCAAGCAGCTTACCATACTCCTGTACCAGTCTTACCACGGAATTCTGATCGTGAGATTCTATAGGCTTTGTAGCCAAATCGTCAAGCTCTTCTTTCGGAAGTCCGAATACTTTACCGACTTCCCGAAAGATAGAGCGGTATTTAAATTCCACATTGGTGCCGCAAAAGGCAACATAGTCTTTACCATACCGATCGAAAATATATTGTAAAATAGTATCTCTTTCCTGCCAGCTCCAGTCAATATCGAAATCGGGTGGTGACTTCCGGTTCAAGTTCAGGAATCTTTCAAAATAAAGATCCAGCTCCAACGGGCAGATGTCGGTTATTCCTAAACAATATGCAATAATGCTGTTTGCACCGCTTCCCCTTCCAACATGCATAAAGCCCATGCTGTTGCTGTATCTGACAATATCCCAGGTAACGAGAAAGTATCCACTGAAATTCAGTTGATCAATAACTTTCAGCTCTTTCTCTACTCTTTCTCTGGCCTTTTTATGATCCGATCCATACCGTTTTTCCAGTCCGCTAAAAGCAAGCCTGCTCAGAAGTTTACGGTCATCTTCCTTAGATCGGGTGTAATATTTTTTATTCCTGGGCGTCGAAAATTCAAAATCAAAACGGCATTCACTGAGAATCCGGCAGGTATTATCAACGATCTCGGGATAACTCTCATAGGCTCTTTTTATGGAATCAACCGGTTTAAAAACCTCAGAATACCTGCAATAATCTGTTTCCTGTTGTTTTGAAAGCAGTATATTTTTATCTATAGCACGTAAAATACGATGTAAGTTATACTGCTTTTTTGTACTGAAAGTAATGGGATGCCATACTACCATTTTATGAATAAGCTTCTTAAGTTCCGGACGGATCAAAAGGGTAAGCTCTTCCTCACGAATCCCGATAAACTCATTTTCCCGTAAATGTTCAGGAATATTTTCTTTAGGATAAACAATGAATACATTCTTCAGCACGGGTGCTGTCTCCGATAAATCTTTTCCCTCACAATGATAATCTGTTATCATCCGGTTTATTTCCCCAATTCCTTTAAACTCTCTGGCAATGGCAACATAAAGAAGTCTGTCTTCTTTTCTGATTTCAACCCCCGCAATAGGCTTTATTCCGTATTTCTCACATTCTTTCTTAAAATCATAAATCCCTGTAATCGTATTAATATCTGTCAGTACCAGCTCTCTGGCACCTGATTCATGGGCCTGCCGTACCAATTCTTCAAGGGGCAAGGTTCCATAGCGCAGGCTATGATATGAATGGCAGTTAAGAAACATAGGTAATAATTTAATGCTTATTGTCGAAATCAAATCCTGAAGCCCTGCCTACCGCCTGGCTTCCGAAGCGGTTTTTAATATGATCCATACTCTGATAAAGACTGATCATCTCAGCAGTATCCTCAAATAAATTCATCTGATGCAAGCCATGAACAAGACCCGTAAAGCGTAACCCGACCAAGCGAAGCCGCATCCTCCGTGTATAGGCTTTATTAAATAAATCCAGCGCTACCCGCGATAAGGTGTGGTCTGCAGATGTATAACTGACCCTGCACTGTTTAGTTTCCGTATCAAAATTGGCATAACGGATCTTGATCACCACCGTAGAAGTCAGCCATTTTTCTTTTCGTAGCTGATAGGCCAGTTGTTCTGCCATTCCCGATATCAGCACTCGCAATGCTGTAACATCCATCGTATCAGTACTAAAAGTTCTTTCCGTTGAAATGGATTTACGCTCGGAATAGGGAACAACCGGATTTTCATCGATACCGTTAGCCTTCTTCCATAATTCCGTCCCGTTTTTACCGATCATCTGTTCCAATACCTCTGCAGGCATTTCGGATAAGGTCTGTATGGTCCGTATTCCGATTCTTGAAAGAAGCCGAAACGTTGCATCTCCAACCATAGGAATTTTCCGGATCGATAATGGATTTAGAAAAGGCTTTACCTCATGTTCTTTTATTTCAAGCCTTCCCACAGGTTTTGCTTCACTGGTTCCTATTTTTGAAACGGTTTTATTGGTGGATAGGGCAAAGCTTATCGGAAGTCCCGTTTCCCTGGTCACTGTTGAAGCTATCTCCTGAGTCCATTGATAACAGCCATAGAATTTATCCATACCGGATAAATCAAGATAAAATTCATCAATACTCGCCTTTTCCATTACCGGAACTTTTTCCTGGATAATTTCCGTGACAGTATGCGATAATTTCGAATACATTTCATGATCCCCTTTGATTATTTTGACATCAGGACAAAGTCGCTGTGCCATTCTTATAGGCATCGCGGAACGAACCCCGAATTTCCTGGCCTCATAAGAACACGACGCCACTACTCCACGGTCGCCACCTCCGATGATTAAGGGGATTCCGTTGAGTTTTGAGTTTAAAAGACGCTCACAGGACACAAAAAATGTGTCCATATCCATATGTACAATCGCTCGGTTCACAGGACAAAATTAGATACTATTTGTATCACTTTTTGTATATTTGCTGATACAAATTGTATCAATGTCTATTTTTTCAGATAATATCAGGTTTTTAAGAACTCAGAAAAACTTATCCCAACAGGAAATTGCGGATGATCTTTCGATGAGCAGGGTTCGTTATTCTAAATATGAAGACGGACGTTCTGAAGCGCCTTATGAGATTTTGATTAGAATTTCAAAATATGTCAATATAAGTATTGACCTGCTTCTCACCGTTGACATTCGAAAATACTCTTTAGAAAATATATTAAAACTTCCCGATAACAGAATTGTCCTGCCTGTGATTGTCGATCCTGAAGGAAACAATTTTATCGAGATAATTCCGCATAAAGCTTCAATGGGATACCTAACAGGCTATAGTGATCCCGGATATATAGAAAGCCTACAGAGAATTTCTTTACCTTTTTTATCCAACGGAAAATACCGCGCATTTCCTGCTGACGGTGATTCCATGCCCCCGTTTATGGACGGTTCTTATATCATTGGAAAATATGTTGAAAAGCTGCAGGATCTGAAACCGGGCAAAGCATACATTTTTGTGACCCGAAATGAGGGCATTACCTACAAAACATTGATGTCGGGAAATAAGAAATCAATAACCGTATGTGCCGACAATTCATTTTACGATCCGTATGAGATTCTATTATCTGATATTCTGGAAGTATGGCTGTATGTTTGGGGGCTTCTGCCTGAGGATTACAGAAAATACAATTCCACAGATAGCATGAGTGTCCAGGATATGTTCCTGGAACTTAGAAAGGATATTAAAAAACTGAATGAGAAATTATGAGTGTGATAGTCTTTTCTTACGTCGTAGGTAGCAAAACTATAATTGTTTGATTATAAATTACAGGAGGTCATCTATCGTCTTAATTTACCAATAAGAAATTGCATCGCTTTATCGATCTGATTTCCGATAGCTGAACCGGACATTTTCATCTCCACTGCAATTTCCTTTCTCGTTTTTCCTTCCAGCTTATTCTTCAAAAAAATTTCTTTCCGTCTGGCAGGGATGAGTTCTAATGCGGCATACAATTGTTCCAGCCTCTCTTCTTTCTCTATTTTATATTCCAATTCTTCCACGGAACAATCGATCAGAGTAGACTCTGTATTCTCCAGTGAAATGGTCTGCGTACGCATTTGCTGATATCCGCTTTTATAAAACTTATAAATTTCCTGCCGGCATGCCTTAATAATCAATCCCCGATCTTTTCCATCCTGCTTAATGCTCTTTCTGTATTTCCACAGGTGTACAAAAACTTCCTGGGCAATATCAAGCGCATCAACTCGGTCTCCCACTTTTTCAAGTATATAAGAGAATATCATCTGACTGTAGCGCTCAAATACTTCCTTAAAGAAGTTATCATATGTTTTTCTAAAGCTGAACATTTTTATAATACCATCCGGCAATCAGTTTTGGGGTTAATTATATTGTGCTGCCTATATGTTGTCAATATATAATCTATGAGGATACTTTCATAAGGGATTGATAGGTCCTGCCTTAATTTTCTGTTTTTCTTTTATCAATCAAGAACCTTTACTTTATAAACGACACTTCTTCTCAGCTATGAAAATATTAACCCTAATAAGATTTTTACAGCAATATAGAAACAATAAGCTAACAAATATAGTAATTTTTCAACATATCAAACTTTTACATACTAACGGGTAAGGACATATTAAAACACGAAAATAAAATTAACACAAACCCGTATTCTTATCTCCTTTATAAAGGTTGTAACCGGCTATAAATATTCATTGTTAACTCAGGGAATTAATTATTGCATCTTCTTAGTAAATGATCTTATTGTTTACGGTATTTAGTTATTGCAATCTCTTTTTTGCCTTTCTGCCTGTATTAACCGCTTATCGCTTCCCCACTTTCCTTTATCCAAAGTCAGCCGATATGCTTTTTGTTCTCATTTCTGGAGCGAAAGTATTTCCGTGCTCTTAACGCACAGGCAAGGTCGGGGCCTTATGGTTTGGAAAAAAATCTCCACCCTAACGGGTAGTATTTTTTCCCAAAACCTTGCCTTTTGCTAAGCACGGGTCTTTCTGGCTCCCGAAAAGAAAACAAAGCATACTCCGGCTCTTTAGACGAATAAAAAAAATGTCAGCTATGAAACGGTTCAATACAAATACAGGCAGAAAGGTGAAAAGAAACAGCACCTCCTCTCATTACCGAATAAATCGGGAAAAATCAGGGAGCCTGAAAGTAACCGAAACCGCACAGGATAGCGCAGAAATCAATCTACACAAATTCACAAACTTAAAAATCAACATCATGAACATCATCGGAAGACTAACAAAAGATGCGAAGGTGTATACCACCTCAAAGGACAAACAGGTCGTGAACTTCTCCCTAGCTGTGAACGACAGTTATCGAAACAAACAAGGCGAACGCATAGAACAAACCGCCTTTTTTGACTGCGCGTACTGGCTCAGTACTGGCGTTGCCCAACACCTTACTAAAGGAACACTGGTTGAACTTTCAGGAAGAGTAAGCGCGAGAGCGTGGACAAACGCTAACGGTGAAATCCGTGCAGGACTCAACTTCCACACTTCGGAAATAAAATTCTATACAGGCTCTAAGAAATCACAAACCTCGCAGGATACTGCAGGAAGTGAAAACAGCAACGTGGTAGCCTATGGAATCACGGACGATCTCCCTTTTTAATTACCAATCAGTAGAACCCAAATAGTATTTAACCCTTTTAAAATCCATTTATCATGGCACATAATTTAAATTTCAACGAAAGAACAGGACGCTATTCATTTTTCAGCGTGAAAGAAAAAGCATGGCACAACTTAGGACAGGTTGTAGACCAATACCCCACAAGCGAGGAAGCGATCAGACACGCAGGACTTGATTATGAAGTTTTAAAAACCCCACTCTATACCAAAGGTTCAGGAATTATCGAAACCGCTGGCGGTATCGAAATAGTATCGAATGAACTTCACGTACCCGACTACTTTGCCAATATCCGTACCGACAACAATACCGTACTGGGCGTGGTGGGTAAAGATTACCAGATCGTACAAAACCGCGAAGCCTTTTCCTTTTTCGATGCGATTGTAGGCAGTGGCGAGGGGATTCTCTACGAAACCGCAGGAGCATTGGGACAAGGGGAACGTATATTCATTACTGCAAAACTGCCCGATTATATCCGTGTCGGAAATGGCGATGATGTGACAGAAAAGTATATCTTCCTCACTACTTCTCACGATGGCAGTGGCAGTATCACCGCCGCATTCACTCCCATCAGGATTGTTTGTCAGAACACCCTTAACGCTTCGCTTAGAAACATGACCAATGTGGTACGTATCAAGCATACCGCAGGAGCTAAGCAACGTCTGGAAGATGCCCACAAGGTCATGGGACTCGCCAACACAATGAGTAATCAGTTAGAAGGCATTTTCAACAACTGGGCAAAAGTAAAGATCAATGACAGCGAAGTCAGAAAACTTATTCAACTAGCTCTCTGTCCTAATAAAGAAACATTTGACTTACTGGCGAAAGGGGCTGAAGATGAAATTTCTACCTTATTTAAAAATACCGTAGAAGATGCCTTCGCCTATGCCATGACAAGTGATACGCAACAGATGGAAACCACTAAAGGAACGTTATTCGGAGCGTACAATGCGGTAACAGGCTACTATCAGAATGTACGCAACTACAAGAATGATGAAGCTAAACTTCAATCCATCGTACTGGGAGGAACAGCTCAGGCAAAGACCCAAAAGGCTTTTGAACTCTGCACCGCTTTTGCCCTTGAAGGTACTGACACCCTGAATTTTAATTAACCTACCACAAGGCAACCGCCTTCGGGTGGTTGCCTTCTCAAAAATTATGCACAACTAAACTCAGAAAAAATGGAAAATCAATTTCAGTTCAGAATACAAAACCTTCTCTCCCAAAAAGGAGATACTATATCTGCACCCACTTCGCCCATGCTCTTTGCGCAGGACATGGCAAAACTGGGAGATGAAAAATTCAACAGGCTGGCAAGAGTTTGGTTTGAGGATGAAACCATCCACCAATATTGGGAGGGTGACGGATATACAGGTCATGACACCCTCATCATAGGCACACAATACAAGAATGACATGCATTTAGGATTATGGGTCGATGAAGGAGTGAGAGGAGTACCTGTAGCAATGGCTTTTCAGTCTGACAAAGAAGCCATTATTACACCTGTATACAAGAAAAAAGAATATCACAAAAAACTTTCAGAAGAGCAGATACAGGAAATTTTCAATTACCTGTTTGATAATACGCACCTGCTGGAAATCAGGCAGGACACAGATATAACAGATGAAAGTAATTCTAATCAGTAATCCCTATTGGTAACTGCCTTCGGGCAGTTGCCTTTTAACAACCTTACAATTAAAATTAAATGATTACAAAAATAAATTGGTTTGGAATTGAAAACCTGATGTATTACAAAGGCAAGAATAAAAAAATGATGGCTCCCCCTGAAGCCCTGCATTTTGCCAGAGAAATGACATTCCCTAATCATGAAGCATTTAACAGGCTTGCAAAAATATGGTTTGAGGATAAAACAATCTTTCAATACAAAATAGACGGGGAATTGACAAGTCATGAGGTATACATGATAGGAGACAGGCTGTCTGAAACAAGACTAACACTCACTTTATGGGTGGACGAGGGAGATAAAGGAGTACCTGTAGCAAGGGCATATCAGACAAAAAGGGATATATATATCATGCAGGCTTACGAGGAAAAAAACTATTACTATAAGCCATCAAAAGCGCAGATACAGGAGATTTTCAACTATCTGTTTGATAACCCCAACCGACTCGAAATAAACCGATTCGAAAGATAACACAGCATCAGAAACACTCTAAAACGCGACAATTGATTCGTTAACCAGTGAACCCAATAAAATGACACGCGCAAACCTTCATATTATATTAAGTAACGGAAAATCCATTATCTGTGTCGCTGAAAATAGTAGCGCACCCGAACAAGGATACATCGTGGAACAGGTAATACTACCTCTTCTTTCAATGGAAGACAGTGAGAAAGAACTGGAATTGCTTGCAGAACACTGTACAATGGATGAAAGACGCGCCAATGCCACCTACCGCTACACCATAGACCTTACCACTAAGGAAGTGAGGTTATTTGAAGAAAACTTCAATTACCGAAAGGAAGCTTTCCATAAAGGCAAAGAGATTACCCATCGATATAACGATTATCTCGAAGCGCTTGACAGGTAGTCTGTCACTCTATGATTATCAATTTTTTCTAAACTAAAATTTCATACAACATGAAACAGAACGCTAACGAAAAGAGATATGATACCCGTGAGAAGAGAATACAATTCCTGAAAAGTAAAGGCAGTATCATCACCTTTAAAAGTCCTTTCTACCCACGTGGAACTGCTAATGGAAGCAGGATACAGATTATAGTGGAGCGAATAAATGAGCAACGTACCGGAGGAATTAAAATTGTCGGAGAGTTCTATGATAGTGACTGGTATGACAGTTTTGACGATTTACTCAATGCTATCGACTGGGATGAAATGGAAGTGATGCATTCATTCTGACAGTTGGTTCACAAATATCGATAATATGTAAAACAAAAAGCAATGAAAATAACAGATTTAAACGGGTATCAAATTGAAATACCCGATCTCAATAGAGCCATACAAATGGCAGAGTTTTTCAAGGATGCAGGGCATTCACCCCCGCATCCTACGGACAAAGAGAGACAGGAATATTGGCGCGATTTCCATGAGAAATTATTGAAGTTAAAAGTAAAAAAGGTAAATCAAAATGAGCAACCTCGCCAATAAAACAGAGTACAAGGCGCTAAACATTATCGCCCGAATGGTAAAGGAGTTTGAAAGGCTTCATTATTTAGATATGACCAAAATAGATGATTTTGATGCAACTCTTGCCAGAAACCTATTGGAAAGTATTATCCATAGCAACGGCTTTAAAGTCAATTATAACAAA from Chryseobacterium wanjuense includes these protein-coding regions:
- the dinB gene encoding DNA polymerase IV; the encoded protein is MNRAIVHMDMDTFFVSCERLLNSKLNGIPLIIGGGDRGVVASCSYEARKFGVRSAMPIRMAQRLCPDVKIIKGDHEMYSKLSHTVTEIIQEKVPVMEKASIDEFYLDLSGMDKFYGCYQWTQEIASTVTRETGLPISFALSTNKTVSKIGTSEAKPVGRLEIKEHEVKPFLNPLSIRKIPMVGDATFRLLSRIGIRTIQTLSEMPAEVLEQMIGKNGTELWKKANGIDENPVVPYSERKSISTERTFSTDTMDVTALRVLISGMAEQLAYQLRKEKWLTSTVVIKIRYANFDTETKQCRVSYTSADHTLSRVALDLFNKAYTRRMRLRLVGLRFTGLVHGLHQMNLFEDTAEMISLYQSMDHIKNRFGSQAVGRASGFDFDNKH
- a CDS encoding XRE family transcriptional regulator, coding for MSIFSDNIRFLRTQKNLSQQEIADDLSMSRVRYSKYEDGRSEAPYEILIRISKYVNISIDLLLTVDIRKYSLENILKLPDNRIVLPVIVDPEGNNFIEIIPHKASMGYLTGYSDPGYIESLQRISLPFLSNGKYRAFPADGDSMPPFMDGSYIIGKYVEKLQDLKPGKAYIFVTRNEGITYKTLMSGNKKSITVCADNSFYDPYEILLSDILEVWLYVWGLLPEDYRKYNSTDSMSVQDMFLELRKDIKKLNEKL
- a CDS encoding RNA polymerase sigma factor — protein: MFSFRKTYDNFFKEVFERYSQMIFSYILEKVGDRVDALDIAQEVFVHLWKYRKSIKQDGKDRGLIIKACRQEIYKFYKSGYQQMRTQTISLENTESTLIDCSVEELEYKIEKEERLEQLYAALELIPARRKEIFLKNKLEGKTRKEIAVEMKMSGSAIGNQIDKAMQFLIGKLRR
- a CDS encoding single-stranded DNA-binding protein, yielding MNIIGRLTKDAKVYTTSKDKQVVNFSLAVNDSYRNKQGERIEQTAFFDCAYWLSTGVAQHLTKGTLVELSGRVSARAWTNANGEIRAGLNFHTSEIKFYTGSKKSQTSQDTAGSENSNVVAYGITDDLPF
- a CDS encoding DUF932 domain-containing protein — its product is MAHNLNFNERTGRYSFFSVKEKAWHNLGQVVDQYPTSEEAIRHAGLDYEVLKTPLYTKGSGIIETAGGIEIVSNELHVPDYFANIRTDNNTVLGVVGKDYQIVQNREAFSFFDAIVGSGEGILYETAGALGQGERIFITAKLPDYIRVGNGDDVTEKYIFLTTSHDGSGSITAAFTPIRIVCQNTLNASLRNMTNVVRIKHTAGAKQRLEDAHKVMGLANTMSNQLEGIFNNWAKVKINDSEVRKLIQLALCPNKETFDLLAKGAEDEISTLFKNTVEDAFAYAMTSDTQQMETTKGTLFGAYNAVTGYYQNVRNYKNDEAKLQSIVLGGTAQAKTQKAFELCTAFALEGTDTLNFN
- a CDS encoding penicillin-binding protein, encoding MTRANLHIILSNGKSIICVAENSSAPEQGYIVEQVILPLLSMEDSEKELELLAEHCTMDERRANATYRYTIDLTTKEVRLFEENFNYRKEAFHKGKEITHRYNDYLEALDR
- a CDS encoding 3-isopropylmalate dehydratase; this encodes MKITDLNGYQIEIPDLNRAIQMAEFFKDAGHSPPHPTDKERQEYWRDFHEKLLKLKVKKVNQNEQPRQ